The Bacillota bacterium genome contains a region encoding:
- the hisH gene encoding imidazole glycerol phosphate synthase subunit HisH: MIAIVDYGMGNLRSVQKGFESAGATVVVTSDPGVIRGAAAVVVPGVGAFHKAMMNIRPALEEPILEAVEAGKPFLGICLGFQLLFSVGLEGGPTRGLDLIGGEVRRFSPSSGVRVPHIGWNQLRILRESPVTSGIPDGSYVYFAHSFRAFPGDWGVVVAETEYGEIFPSVVQKGNVFGLQFHPEKSSQVGLRMLRNFVSLLNS, encoded by the coding sequence ATGATTGCAATTGTTGACTATGGGATGGGGAATCTCAGGAGCGTGCAGAAGGGGTTCGAATCCGCCGGCGCCACAGTGGTGGTTACGTCCGACCCGGGGGTGATCCGCGGGGCTGCCGCTGTGGTGGTGCCCGGGGTGGGCGCATTCCACAAGGCTATGATGAATATCCGCCCGGCCCTGGAGGAGCCAATACTCGAGGCCGTAGAGGCGGGGAAGCCCTTCCTGGGGATCTGCCTTGGATTCCAGCTGCTTTTCTCGGTGGGCCTTGAAGGAGGTCCGACCCGGGGCCTTGACCTCATCGGCGGGGAGGTCCGGAGGTTCTCGCCCTCATCTGGCGTGAGGGTGCCTCACATCGGTTGGAATCAGCTTCGCATCCTGCGGGAATCGCCGGTCACCTCAGGCATTCCCGATGGTTCTTATGTATACTTCGCCCACTCATTTCGCGCCTTCCCCGGGGACTGGGGGGTCGTGGTGGCTGAGACGGAATATGGGGAGATCTTCCCATCTGTGGTGCAGAAGGGGAATGTGTTCGGGCTGCAATTTCATCCCGAGAAGAGCAGCCAGGTGGGGCTCAGGATGCTGAGGAATTTTGTGAGCCTATTGAATTCATAG
- the hisB gene encoding imidazoleglycerol-phosphate dehydratase HisB — protein MERKAEVTRKTLETDIEVALNLDGAGSSSVDTGVGFFNHMLTLFAKHGLFDISVRARGDLEVDAHHTVEDTGICLGRAFAEALGDKQGIERYGEAQVPMDEALACVIVDISGRPFLVFNIPSALSSGKVGNFDLELVEEFFRAFAVNAGVTLHINVPYGRNAHHMVEAIFKAAGRAMSLAVRISPRVQGVLSTKGLL, from the coding sequence ATGGAGAGGAAGGCGGAGGTTACACGCAAGACCCTCGAGACGGATATTGAGGTCGCATTGAACCTGGATGGGGCGGGGTCATCGAGCGTGGATACTGGGGTGGGTTTCTTTAACCACATGCTCACCCTTTTCGCGAAACACGGGCTCTTCGATATTTCGGTGAGGGCAAGGGGCGACCTGGAGGTCGATGCCCACCATACAGTTGAGGATACGGGAATCTGCCTCGGGAGGGCCTTTGCGGAGGCCCTTGGCGACAAGCAGGGGATCGAGCGTTACGGGGAGGCGCAGGTCCCGATGGACGAGGCGCTGGCCTGCGTGATCGTGGATATATCAGGCCGCCCTTTTCTGGTCTTCAACATCCCTTCAGCCCTGTCGTCGGGGAAGGTGGGGAACTTTGACCTCGAGCTTGTTGAGGAGTTCTTCAGGGCTTTTGCAGTGAACGCCGGCGTCACGCTCCATATAAACGTTCCTTACGGCCGAAATGCTCACCACATGGTTGAGGCAATATTCAAGGCGGCGGGCAGGGCCATGTCACTGGCAGTCCGGATTTCACCGAGGGTCCAGGGCGTGCTCTCCACTAAAGGCCTGCTGTGA
- the hisI gene encoding phosphoribosyl-AMP cyclohydrolase, producing the protein MGNSGSARSRSICGRPGYRCGARALLYNREGRSSFVQNARDDRDNNEKPVSWIDCLRFSGHGEDRLVPAIIQDAISLKVLMLGYMNREAIERTLETGKTWFWSRSRRRLWQKGETSGHFQLVREILVDCDSDSLLLKVDQVGGACHEGYDSCFYRRVRGGGGVEIVGQKVFEPGEVYAGSPSAPGSSGAPSALGAPDVAGAPGAQPDASGGDGAGAPAAGRGIIEELCRVIDERRANPSPDSYTARLFQRGHDVILKKIGEEAGEVIIASKNKEIGQIVYETADLLFHTLVMLRFHGIEFDDILRELRRRRKPGPAGQAGERSGELGGGGPGAPEPAR; encoded by the coding sequence ATGGGCAATTCCGGATCAGCCAGGTCAAGGAGTATTTGCGGCAGGCCGGGATACCGGTGCGGCGCTAGGGCTTTGCTTTATAATCGAGAAGGAAGGTCGAGTTTCGTGCAGAATGCTAGGGATGATAGAGACAATAACGAGAAGCCTGTTTCATGGATCGACTGCCTGAGATTCTCCGGCCATGGCGAAGACCGCCTTGTGCCTGCCATCATACAGGATGCTATAAGCCTCAAGGTGCTGATGCTGGGGTATATGAACAGGGAGGCCATCGAGAGAACGCTCGAGACCGGCAAGACGTGGTTCTGGAGCCGGTCGCGGAGGCGCCTGTGGCAGAAGGGGGAGACGTCCGGGCATTTCCAGCTGGTCCGCGAGATCCTGGTTGATTGCGATTCTGACTCGCTGCTCCTGAAGGTGGACCAGGTGGGTGGGGCCTGCCATGAGGGGTATGACTCTTGCTTCTACAGGCGCGTGAGGGGTGGGGGCGGGGTTGAGATCGTGGGGCAAAAGGTATTCGAGCCGGGGGAGGTTTACGCCGGTTCCCCGAGCGCTCCGGGTTCTTCGGGCGCTCCGAGCGCTCTGGGCGCTCCGGATGTTGCGGGCGCTCCGGGTGCCCAGCCCGATGCGAGCGGCGGCGATGGCGCTGGTGCCCCCGCAGCCGGCAGAGGGATCATAGAGGAGCTATGCAGGGTCATAGATGAGCGGCGTGCGAACCCGTCGCCGGATTCATACACGGCCAGGCTCTTTCAGCGCGGGCACGATGTGATTCTAAAAAAAATTGGCGAGGAAGCAGGAGAGGTTATAATCGCCTCGAAGAATAAAGAAATAGGCCAAATAGTTTATGAAACGGCCGATCTACTATTCCACACGCTGGTCATGCTGAGATTTCATGGCATAGAATTCGACGATATCCTTCGCGAGCTGCGAAGGAGGCGCAAACCGGGGCCTGCAGGGCAAGCAGGTGAACGATCGGGTGAACTGGGCGGAGGAGGGCCTGGTGCACCGGAGCCGGCCCGGTGA
- the hisA gene encoding 1-(5-phosphoribosyl)-5-[(5-phosphoribosylamino)methylideneamino]imidazole-4-carboxamide isomerase: MIVIPAIDIKGGRCVRLLQGRFEAETVFSHDPVQVASGWQARGAQLLHVVDLDGAKDGSPVNLPVVERLLREVGVPVQVGGGIRSAETARALFGMGASRVILGSAALDSPQLISDLCREFGDRVLVSIDARDGLVATHGWQTMESKPAAELAREVRELGVREVVFTDIARDGALQGVNVEATLAIARTGIRVIASGGVTSLEDVRRLATLEGEGIVGVIIGRALYSGNIDFGEAVEVAAARA, translated from the coding sequence ATGATCGTAATTCCGGCGATAGACATAAAGGGCGGTAGGTGCGTAAGGCTCCTGCAGGGGAGATTCGAGGCCGAGACCGTATTCTCGCACGACCCCGTCCAGGTGGCATCGGGATGGCAGGCGCGCGGGGCCCAGCTCCTGCACGTGGTGGACCTGGATGGGGCGAAGGACGGGTCTCCCGTGAATCTCCCGGTGGTGGAGAGGCTGCTCCGCGAGGTGGGGGTTCCCGTGCAGGTGGGCGGGGGAATCCGTTCTGCGGAAACCGCGAGGGCCCTTTTTGGCATGGGCGCGAGCCGGGTCATCCTGGGGTCGGCTGCTCTCGACAGCCCGCAGCTCATTTCCGATTTGTGCCGGGAGTTCGGTGATAGGGTGCTCGTATCCATTGACGCGCGGGACGGGCTGGTGGCCACCCACGGGTGGCAGACGATGGAATCCAAGCCCGCGGCGGAGCTGGCCCGCGAGGTGAGGGAGCTGGGCGTGCGTGAGGTCGTGTTCACTGATATAGCGCGCGACGGTGCCCTTCAGGGCGTGAACGTCGAGGCGACGCTGGCCATTGCGCGGACGGGGATAAGGGTCATCGCCTCCGGCGGCGTAACCTCCCTTGAAGACGTGAGGCGCCTGGCCACCCTGGAGGGAGAGGGCATCGTGGGCGTAATCATCGGGCGGGCGCTCTATTCGGGGAATATAGATTTCGGAGAGGCCGTAGAGGTTGCGGCTGCGCGTGCGTGA
- the hisF gene encoding imidazole glycerol phosphate synthase subunit HisF translates to MLSKRLIPCLDVLAGRVVKGVNFVSLRDAGDPVELAGLYDSEGADELVFLDITASAEERSIMLDVVRRTAERVFIPFTVGGGIRGIEDVRDILNAGADKVSLNTAAVLNPGIITEGAERFGSQCIVVAIDARARRSETGGFCGWEVTTHGGRRPAGLDAVEWARRVYQLGAGEILLTSMDRDGTCDGYDIELTAAIADAVDIPVIASGGAGSLEHFKEVFVSGKADAALAASVFHYGQFRISQVKEYLRQAGIPVRR, encoded by the coding sequence ATGCTGAGCAAGAGACTGATTCCATGCCTGGATGTTCTTGCAGGCCGGGTTGTCAAGGGTGTGAACTTCGTGTCCCTGCGCGATGCCGGCGATCCGGTCGAGCTCGCCGGGCTCTACGACAGCGAGGGTGCGGATGAGCTTGTCTTCCTTGATATTACGGCGTCGGCCGAGGAGCGGTCGATCATGCTTGATGTAGTGCGGCGTACTGCGGAGCGGGTCTTCATCCCGTTCACCGTGGGCGGTGGTATCAGGGGGATAGAGGATGTCCGGGATATTCTGAATGCGGGGGCTGACAAGGTCTCATTGAACACCGCCGCGGTCTTGAACCCCGGGATCATCACAGAGGGCGCTGAGAGGTTCGGGAGCCAGTGCATCGTGGTGGCGATAGACGCCCGGGCGCGGCGCAGCGAGACCGGTGGTTTCTGCGGCTGGGAGGTCACGACCCACGGCGGCCGCCGGCCGGCCGGCCTCGATGCTGTTGAGTGGGCGAGGCGGGTCTACCAACTCGGAGCGGGGGAGATCCTCCTGACGAGCATGGACAGGGACGGGACCTGTGATGGCTATGATATAGAGTTGACGGCTGCGATCGCGGATGCCGTCGACATCCCCGTCATAGCCTCGGGGGGCGCTGGGAGCCTCGAGCATTTCAAGGAGGTCTTTGTGAGCGGCAAGGCCGATGCGGCGCTTGCGGCGTCGGTGTTTCATTATGGGCAATTCCGGATCAGCCAGGTCAAGGAGTATTTGCGGCAGGCCGGGATACCGGTGCGGCGCTAG